Genomic DNA from Lactuca sativa cultivar Salinas chromosome 8, Lsat_Salinas_v11, whole genome shotgun sequence:
aagtgaaaattatgagaaaaaaaaacatgcaaaaaataaataaattaaaattatgtgtttattgtGTATTaacgggttaattataacaaaatgttaaacataaaggtttaaactgtaaatttatttaaaatttaaaattaatggtaggtttaatttatggaaactaaattaatgatatattgaaaatgaaaattaaagtaatgacaagtggaaaataaatatatctcaaattatgacaaaatgacatgtggcaaagtcattttcatttattaaggtaGATACCTAAACTAACACCTAATTCCACATATGTTCACAACGGGACTTGAACTCTCAACCTCAATGAGGAAGGGCACCACCTGATACTGctgggctagaagccctttggtaAATATTTGTTGCGTGCATAGAAAAAATAACATAACCATGTTGCATTTTTTTTTCGCTCAATCCTTTGATATTAAATAAGATATAAACTTCTTAATCTACTAAACGTATAAAGGAGAATAGGGTTATAAACCAATGAGATTTTgcttttatacatacatatacttAAATGATGATGAAAATAAAAAAGGGAGTGTAAAGTACACGTGAGTGTGTACCTGGTTTTCAGGGTGCTTTCATTGTTTATTTATCATTGTGTGGTATCTCATTAAGCTACGTGATACGATATCTTTTACTTATTACTACTACCTCTACGTATAATTATTATGTAGGCCAATATGCACCACTGTCTTTTTATTTATCCTATTTATTACTATTTACTAGTTTACTACTCTATATAACCAAAGAAGACCAAGAGATCATCTCCATATCCTAACAAGTAACAACTGCCTTTCTTTTACAAATCGCAAAAATGTCGACACAGGTCAAGAACACCGACAGTCTTTCTCTTGATACGAATACGACTGAACACGGGTATTCATCAACAACTATACCCACCAAACACccaatttatcaaaaaaaaaaaaaaaaaaaacttatttctcTCGTTTCTTTCTACTGTTTCAGGGTTTTATCTGAAGATATACCAACCGACATAATGGTGCATGTTGGTGATGCAAAGTTCCCACTTCACAAGGTATGAATATGATCATAGAAAAGAATTAAAGCCAACCTCTCAAATCCTACAGTGATTTTGCATGTGCATGTGTATAATAACTAACTAGTTTTAGTCATGTATTATAATGGCAGTTTATGTTGGTAGCGAAGAGCAACTACATAAGAAGCTTAGTTGTAGAATCGGGTGTACCTGATTTGGAGATGATAGATCTATCTAATATCCCAGGAGGAGCTGAGATCTTCGAGAAAGTAGCAAGGTTTTGCTATGGCGTCAATTTTGAAATCACTGTAAACAATGTAGCAGCTCTCCACTGTGCTGCGGAGTACCTCGAAATGAATGATCATGGCAACCTTGCGAGCCGGACGTATGCCTTTCTCGCGAAAGTAGCCTTAACTCGCTTATGTGGCGCCATCACTGTTTTAAAATCATGTGAAGATCTTCTTCCTATAGCTGAAAAGCTCAACATCGTTAATCAATGTGTTGAAGTGGCAAGCGCTAAggtatatatatatccttgataaATATTCAAAATCGACGTTCAATTTGACGTTTTGATAGTAACTGTTTCAGAAAAATGAGCATTCATGGCTTATTAGATCTTCATTTCGTGCAAAATACCTCGAAACTAATGAAAAGCGTGAATCGATGTTATCTTGCAGGCTTGTGACGAAGCATATTTTCCCAGTCGTTCACCTCCGAATTGGTGGACAGAAGAATTATCGATCGTCGGTATAAACTTCTTTCAAAAAATCATCCATTCGATGAAATCACGTGGAGCCAAGGCACTTATAATCGCCGTAGCAATCATAACCTACGCCAAGCGAACGCTGCCGGATCTCGTGCGCTACCACTCCGTCGCCGCCGTAAAATCTCCAATTTCCGATCACTCCTCCGTGTCCAGAATCAAACAACGAAACCTACTAGAGTCAATCGTCGCTCTATTCCCTATCGAAAATCAACAAGCTGTTTTCTCAATTAATTTCCTATGTTGCCTCCTCCGGACAGCGATCTTCCTCGAAGCCAATGTCGATTGTAAGAAGCAGCTCGAGAAGCGGATATCAGTCATTCTAGATCAAGCAACCATCGACGATCTACTCGACCTGTCATACACGTTTGACAGAGAGAGGTTGTGTGATATGGAGAGTGTAAGGAGGATCGTGACGGGATTCGTGGAGAAGGAGAAGAGTGTGGTGGTATTTAACTCCGGTGACTTTGGAGAGGCTCCTTCGCCGGCGATGCTGAGGGTTGCGAAGATTATCGACGCGTATCTCGCTGAAATCGCCAAGGCTACTGAATTGAGCATTTCAAAGTTCAATGGAATTGCTAATTTGATGCCGAAAAATGCTCGAGAAGTTGATGATGATCTCTACTGCGCCATTGATAGATATCTCAAGGTAACTTGATCCCCATTGTTAATTTGCTTATCAAAACGTTCAGCTCCCAAAATACAATATTTTTGTAACATGAATATATTCGTTTTAGTTATTTATAAAACCGTTAGGTGGATTAagcaaaataaacaaataaaaatggTCTTAAAAGAAATACAGAATATatagtcttcattttaatagTATGAGTACAAGAGATATTATAATGAACACTAATTTCTAATTTCCAGAGTCATCCAAATTTGGATGAAATCGAACGAGAGAAAGTTTGTAGCACGATGGATCCACTTAAACTATCTACCGAAGCAAGGACACACGCTTCTCAAAACAAAAGACTTCCATTACAAATAGTTTTACACACAGTTTATTATGATCAATTACAAATAAGAGGTGATATCGATGGACAAAGCACACCCGGTGCCCAAAGCATGAGGTGTCAAGTACAAGCAGATGTGGCATTGGCCAAAGAAAATGAAACCTTAAGATCTGAATTATTGACGATGAAGATGTACATATCAGATCTGCAAAAGAATCAAGTGGGAGCGACATCTAGTAaaacgaagaagatgaagaagccTACTCTCTTCTCATCAGTGTCCAAGACTTTGGGAAAATTAAATCCTTTTAAAAGTGGATCAAAAGACACGTCGAATATTGACGATGGAATAGATCATGTAAAGCCTCGTAGGAGAAGATTTTCTATGTCGTAGATGTGATTTGTGAGGTAATGTCTTGATGACACTTCTGCAAAAGTGTCCATTTGGTTTACATAAAGTGAGTCACTTTAGACCAACATTGTATtttgttttataagttttattttgttttgaattTGATCTCAAATGGATATTTTACCGTTATTAGATATCATATTatcttttttattatatatatttaattaatattaatctctaatctctaaatattattaaaacaaaacctTAAATTCTACAATGAAGAAACAAGGGCCCTTGATTGCATTTCCCTCCTTTAGTCTCCACCTTATGATCATTTTGCTGACATCATCCTGACCCAAAAAAATACACGCGCCTCCCGAATAAGACTTCCTTCTTACGATTCATTCCTAATTTCATTCTTAGGTTTTCTCTCCACACAATCAACACAATCAGCTCCCCATGAAACTCAATAGATACGAACCTTAACCCCTTCCTTCTGCCGATATGCGTAACCCCATTGATTTCATATATACATGGAATCGATCCTATGCGTTCTACTTCTGCTGATATGGAATCGATCCTATGCGTAACCCCAAGAAGCCCTGAGGGGCACCGCGTCGACCATCAACGATTTTCGATCCTGTGTGTTCTACTTCAGATGCAGATGAAATATGTTGAAGCTCGATTATGAGATCGAGTTCTTTATGCATATAAGATTTTGAAAGATGGGTTTTGTTTGAATATGATTGATACGCCACTTAGTCCCATGAAAGTTGTGACTAATTTGCAGGAAGCTGTTTGGGATGCTGATATTGTTCTTAAACTCGATCATCTTGTTTCCTACTCCTGGTGGTCAGTTTCGATTTCCTTTTGCTTTATGTTTTTATGCAtggattttacttttattttgtttgatgttatgaTGTTTGAATTATTGGAAATGTTATTGGGGTTTTTGTGTACTTATGTTTGCTTCGAGATTTGGCTCCTTTTTTATCTAGATTATCCCCTCTAAACATGTTTACCCAAAGTTCTTATGTGACTTTAGATTGAAAGAGAGAGTTTTGTTTCTTAAAGTCGAAGGTTTTTCAATCCTTTATGCATGAATTGCAGAATGAAAGCATAGTGGATGATGATTTATTATTGTATGCAGGGTCATTTTCTTCCCACTTTTCCTATTTCATGTTGTTGTTGCCAGAGGAAGATTCTCATTACCTGCACCATCAGTTCCCCATGTCCGTGATGTATGATCTCTTTCTTTTTCTTCCTTTTCATCATCATTTTTCATTCACTGTAATAAGTAAGACTATAAGTATGAACAATCTGTGTAAACCTTATGAACTGTGTCATTTCCATATCTTACATTATGTATCAGGGAATactttttctttatcttttatgCAGTGGGAACCATGTCATGCAGTTGTTGCCACACCTTTGCTTATTGCATTTGAACTGCTTCTTTGCATCTATCTTGAAAATAGCCATGGTATGACAACATATGATATTATTATATTAACTGTCTGGAAAATAATACCATGTATATCGGTTCTGATTCCATACTAATTTTGTTTTGTGCAGTTACTAAGCCTCCACCTGTAAGCCTGCAGATTGTCTTCCTTCCTCTGTTGGCATTTGAAGTAACCATTCTTGTTGACAATTTCAGGTGATTGTCTATTCTCTTTACAGCCTGGTTATGCTAATTTTCAATGTACATAACTGATAATCTATCATTTACAGAATGTGCAAGGCCTTATTACCTAGAGATGATGAAAGTGTGAGTGATGATGCAATATGGGAGACACTTCCTGTAAGTTTATTTGATAAAGAAAGTATATTCATATCTATATGCCTTCACCTTTCTTCTCATATTTAATCGAAAGAGACCATTGTCTTTAAGAGTCTAAAAGCTCTATTTTTTCCAGCATTTTTGGGTTGCTATATCCATGGTTTTCTTCATTGCTGCCACTGTCTTCACCCTCCTGAAGTTATGTGGTAATATTTTTAGGTTATCTACTTTCTAATTTAAAAAGTATCATGCATATGAACAATAAAATCACCATGTAGGTTTTTAATCACTTCTATTCACTTAACAGGTTTTGATCATCTACTCTGAAAAAGAAGATTTCCTTCATAATTTTGATTTTAGTAATATTGTTGATCTCCAACAAGTACACCAGGTTTATATACATCACTTTcatttacaatatataaattatgtgaaattggttttgtattatttatatcttattccttgattattattattttatactaaAATTTAAACTTCCATTAACGATTTTTAGGAAAAAACTTTAATTGTTGTCGGTACGATTAAGCAAGTATGTGCTGAAGGGGAATGGTACTGTTGTACTTGTACTATATGTCAGCAAAAAGTCATGAAACAAATTTTAATCTATCATGATCAGTTTCAAGATAAAGAAGTTTTTTATTGTAACACTTCAAGCTGCATGAACAAAGTCATTTATGTTGTTCCTAGGTTTTGAAACTTATTTTATAAAGATTATTATATTGTTCtgttaaattatataaatttatattactaAATATCTGTACATCAATGCTTTCAGTTTTAAAATCACCATTATAGTTGAAGATATTACCGATTCGGTGTCACTTACTTTATATGATTCTGACGCAAAGAAGCTTATAAGAAAAAGCGCACAAGACTTGGTTCATCAGTTCTATGAGGTTATACATATTAACTTCATTTACAAAAAACAAATTTATTATTTTGTATATCTATTTTTATAAACGTTCTTTTTTTTAGGATGGTAATAACGAAATTTATCCATCTGCTCTGAATATACTATTGGAAAAAAAGATGACATTCAAAATTCAGATTACACATGACAATTTGATGAACAAAACAGAAAGTTATGCTATCTCAAGAATCACGTCTAACAATACAATCATTGATGAATTGGAAAAAATATTGAATATGGACCGGGTAAAATTCTTTACCCTCAATACTACAAAGAGTACACTTATTATCAATTAAATTTGTACGTCATGAAAGATTAAATTTTAAGCTTTTCTAATATTATTatcttattatttctttttttgcAGTTATCGTTATTGAATTCTGAACTGATTATTAAAGTTCTTTCACAAACATCATTACAAACATTTGCTACTGTATATTGTACAAATAAATATTATGGAAATCTAACATACAACAACTATGTTCTTCATAACTACAACCGTAGAAATAATGTGGTTTGTGGAATTATCGTTCAACAAAAAAAACCATGGAGAAATATAGAACGTCATTTTGTTCCGTCTTCTGGTAGCAACAATCCAAAAATTGATTGGCTACCAGATACTTGTACTATTTTAGCATCATCATTGTGTGGACTCCTTCTTGTTGAATCCTATGATCCAGATTTATACGTTTCAAAGATTTTATTTGTTATCAAACCAACGACTACAAATGTCAAATGGATACCTTTTCCGACCTCTGAATACACTGCAACAAATTTTGCTTTGGTAGTTATCAGTTCGAACCCGTTACATTTCAAGGTCATTCGATTGTCATACACAAAGCCATCGTAAGAGTTTATATGTAGTACATTTTATGTTATTAATTTACTTTATTATTTActtatatgttattttatttgCAGTGATATGCCAAAGGAAAAAGTGGACTACGATTACTACAACATTGAATTGTTTTCATCTACTACATGGCAATGGAGGGAATTTCAAAATGTCCAATTACCATCATCTGTTTATTCTGTTTCTGATGAGACAGTTACATGTGGCGGTGTCGTATACTTCTTATTATCTAATGATACTATATTGCGATTTGATATTTATTCAGAAGAACATATACTCATAATTGCACCTTCTGCTATTAATGAATTCAAACCGTATGCATCGAGACTGATTAAGTTTCATGGAAAATTGGGATATTTCTCTGTAAGTGGAGATCGTTTGTGAGCTATTTGGGTTTTCATTCACAATCGGTGGGTTAAAGTAGATGTTACTGCTTACAATGAAGGTGCACATGAATGGTGGGAATATAGAAACAATACCCTATTATTTCTTTAAAGGAAAATACGATTGAGTATTGTGGTTCCGACACATCCTTCTCAACAAGTTTTTTCAATCCATTCTGATTTTGATACAGTGACTATGCCAAGTAGATACTAGTGATTATATATACTTTAATTTGCATTCGAACATAGTTGTTTTTTTTTGTAATGaactattttaatattttatattactctatgatttattagttttttttattcttttaattgtTATGAGGTTAAAATAGCTATTGTAATGTAtgttaatgaatttaaaatatcTATGATAATGTACTTTTAATTGTGATGCTTCCTATGATGTCATATATGTTTACAATTCTATGTTTTTTTATAAGCTTCCCCGCCTTTAACGCGAGTCATAATCTAGTATAATATTAAGGTGGTTCTACAATCTCTCAACGGTTACCGCCTTCCACTTCGTTTCATGATCTACATATTCTAACATATATATCTATATCTCTTATAAAGGATATCAT
This window encodes:
- the LOC111886674 gene encoding root phototropism protein 2 → MSTQVKNTDSLSLDTNTTEHGVLSEDIPTDIMVHVGDAKFPLHKFMLVAKSNYIRSLVVESGVPDLEMIDLSNIPGGAEIFEKVARFCYGVNFEITVNNVAALHCAAEYLEMNDHGNLASRTYAFLAKVALTRLCGAITVLKSCEDLLPIAEKLNIVNQCVEVASAKACDEAYFPSRSPPNWWTEELSIVGINFFQKIIHSMKSRGAKALIIAVAIITYAKRTLPDLVRYHSVAAVKSPISDHSSVSRIKQRNLLESIVALFPIENQQAVFSINFLCCLLRTAIFLEANVDCKKQLEKRISVILDQATIDDLLDLSYTFDRERLCDMESVRRIVTGFVEKEKSVVVFNSGDFGEAPSPAMLRVAKIIDAYLAEIAKATELSISKFNGIANLMPKNAREVDDDLYCAIDRYLKSHPNLDEIEREKVCSTMDPLKLSTEARTHASQNKRLPLQIVLHTVYYDQLQIRGDIDGQSTPGAQSMRCQVQADVALAKENETLRSELLTMKMYISDLQKNQVGATSSKTKKMKKPTLFSSVSKTLGKLNPFKSGSKDTSNIDDGIDHVKPRRRRFSMS
- the LOC128127862 gene encoding uncharacterized protein LOC128127862, with product IVCRVIFFPLFLFHVVVARGRFSLPAPSVPHVRDWEPCHAVVATPLLIAFELLLCIYLENSHVTKPPPVSLQIVFLPLLAFEVTILVDNFRMCKALLPRDDESVSDDAIWETLPHFWVAISMVFFIAATVFTLLKLCGNIFRLSTF